The Pseudonocardia broussonetiae DNA segment CGGCCGTCATGCTGATGGGCGAGTACGCCAAGGGCGAGGTCCTCTCGATCGCGTTCGCGGGCGAGGGCCAGCACCAGGACGCCGGCGCGAAGATGACGCACCTGGCGCCGCACACGTCGTCGACGATCATCTCGAAGTCGGTCGCGCGCGGTGGCGGACGCACCTCCTACCGCGGGCTCGTCCGGGTCAACCCGAACGCGCACCACTCGCGGTCCACCGTGAAGTGCGACGCGCTGCTCGTCGACACGATCAGCCGGTCCGACACCTACCCCTACGTCGACGTCCGCAACGACGACGTCTCGATGGGGCACGAGGCCACGGTCTCGAAGGTCAGCGAGGACCAGCTGTTCTACCTGATGAGCCGCGGGCTCACCGAGGACGAGGCCATGGCCATGGTCGTGCGCGGGTTCGTCGAGCCCATCGCCCGCGAGCTGCCCATGGAGTACGCACTGGAACTCAACCGGCTCATCGAGCTGCAGATGGAGGGCAGTGTTGGATGAGCGAGGGTCGGATGACTGAAACGATTGCCGGCCTCGCCCCCGAGCTGGCCGGCGCCAAGAAGGGCATGGGCTCCAAGCCCCTGGCCAGCGCGAGCGAGCGCTTCACCTCCTACGACGTGGCGGCCTTCGAGGTCCCCAGCGGTCGTGAGGAGAACTGGCGGTTCACGCCGAAGCGCCGCCTGCGCGGGCTGTGGGAGACCACGGAGTTCTCGGCCGCGCCCGAGGTCGTCGTCAGCGACGGCGCCTCGGTCGAGACCGTCGGCCGCGACGACGCGCGCATCGGCGAGGGCGGCATCCCCGCCGACCGCATCGCCGCGGCGGCCTGGTCGGGCTTCGACCGCGCCACCGTCGTCACGCTCGACGGCACCCCCGAGCCGGTCACCGTCACGGTGACCGGGCCCGGGGAGGGCGTCGTGGCCGCCGGTCACGTGCAGATCCGCACCACCCCGCACACCGTCGCCACGGTCGTCGTGGTCAACCGGGGCTCGGGCACGCTGGCCGACAACCTCGAGGTCGTCGTCGCCGACGGGTCGACGCTGCACCTGGTGGTCACCGAGGAGTGGGCCGACGACGCCGTGCACGCGGGCGCCCACCACTTCTCGGTCGGCCGCGACGCCACCCTGCGCGCCGTCGCGGTGCAGCTGGGCGGTGACCTGGTGCGCATCGTGTCCACGGTCAACTACCGCGGCCCCGGCGGCGACGCCGAGCTGCTGGGCCTGGGCTACGCCGACGCCGAGCAGCACCTCGAGCAGCGCCTGCTCGTCGACCACGGCGTCTCCCACTGCCGCAGCAACGTGCTCTACAAGAACGCGCTGCA contains these protein-coding regions:
- the sufD gene encoding Fe-S cluster assembly protein SufD; translated protein: MGSKPLASASERFTSYDVAAFEVPSGREENWRFTPKRRLRGLWETTEFSAAPEVVVSDGASVETVGRDDARIGEGGIPADRIAAAAWSGFDRATVVTLDGTPEPVTVTVTGPGEGVVAAGHVQIRTTPHTVATVVVVNRGSGTLADNLEVVVADGSTLHLVVTEEWADDAVHAGAHHFSVGRDATLRAVAVQLGGDLVRIVSTVNYRGPGGDAELLGLGYADAEQHLEQRLLVDHGVSHCRSNVLYKNALQGTGAHTVWIGDVLIRAAAESTETFEFNRNLVLTPGARADSVPNLEIETGEIVSAGHASATGRFDDEQLFYLQSRGIPEDAARRLVVRGFFGEILSKITLPDLRERLEALVEAELAVTGV